The proteins below come from a single Alosa sapidissima isolate fAloSap1 chromosome 23, fAloSap1.pri, whole genome shotgun sequence genomic window:
- the cep97 gene encoding centrosomal protein of 97 kDa, whose product MANVTTEKPLSPLSYMQSRKMDGLVVDLSDQGLNKLDSTLFSCADTHTLILDNNNIIKLENLDQGTEIKQLSVASNRLVRMMGVSKLRELRLLNLPNNSIGYIEGLKDLVHLEWLNLAGNNLKVMDELNNCVGLQYLDLSDNNVSVIGDLTKLTNLKALHLNGNTITTLRSVPAFLPPKLTVLSLAENEIKDLNEVSYLGSLHSLEQLSIVGNPCVMASSTLAGSDYRPYVVSWCLKLKVLDGYAVSQKEETTLRVEALGAIGKNRLKAEWMYSQGKGHSYRPGQHDQLVQYLASVCPLTVTTALQSAEDAKLERILNKQRQHQRQLLKSDHRSSSSRAHPVPFNLDQQTHESSERISAQPPSLIYRAEPVVQVNSWVGTDPSEAPIFYHGVSPSRGDDSTSLRLEDVQTDEEKLHGSQLSSESFFLPVTSTAHPPMCSVDDGRETEPFTILSKAPSQSHVPAQPARDVKATRVGQKTPTYSLVVSSPMVPHENCSLSVTPGEKHSELEGNVVCSQANNRNCVKVNGEQCRLAESAPAENGEGKSCSLDAAAVRIQAWWRGHWTRLCHPQAKEVRSEIRLRRMQEHILYLTAELERVHQQQEEERLQRLVQEEAVKCLWKQLQSVVTWQNAVMEQLKCGSALSGSRPCAPFSQSENQAPTQPELHSYVDHQGAPQDSINSKVTVNSPDLVSPVEAAAAARSNSVESSQGNIEEQHFSLEQKEQE is encoded by the exons ATGGCTAACGTTACAACGGAGAAACCGCTTTCACCCCTTTCTTACATGCAGTCAAGAAAAATGGATG GTCTGGTGGTAGACCTTTCAGATCAAGGTCTTAACAAACTGGACTCAACATTGTTTTCCTGTgcggacactcacacacttatctTGGACAATAATAATATCATTAAGTTGGAAAACCTCGACCAAGGCACAGAAATTAAGCAG TTGTCAGTTGCCAGTAACCGGCTGGTACGGATGATGGGGGTGTCGAAGCTCAGAGAGCTGAGGTTGCTGAATCTGCCCAACAATAGCATCGGCTACATCGAAGGCCTGAAGGACTTGGTTCACCTGGAGTGGCTTAACCTGGCTGGCAACAATCTCAAG GTGATGGACGAGCTGAACAACTGTGTGGGACTGCAGTATCTGGACCTCTCCGACAACAACGTCTCTGTAATTGGTGACCTCACCAAGCTCACTAATTTAAAA GCACTGCATCTCAATGGCAACACAATCACTACCCTGCGCTCTGTTCCTGCCTTCTTGCCCCCCAAACTCACCGTCTTATCTTTGGCGGAAAATGAGATAAAAGACCTGAATGAG GTCTCGTACCTGGGCTCCCTCCACAGCCTGGAGCAGCTGTCCATCGTTGGTAATCCGTGTGTCATGGCCAGCTCGACTCTAGCAGGCTCTGACTATCGGCCCTATGTGGTGAGCTGGTGCCTGAAGCTGAAAGTGCTCGATGGATATGCAGTGTCTCAGAAGGAAGA AACTACATTGCGTGTAGAAGCATTGGGAGCTATTGGGAAGAACAG ACTCAAGGCAGAGTGGATGTACAGCCAGGGCAAAGGTCACAGCTATCGTCCGGGGCAACATGACCAGCTCGTCCAGTACCTGGCCTCTGTCTGCCCCCTGACGGTGACCACTGCACTGCAGTCTGCAGAGGATGCCAAGCTGGAGAGGATTCTCAACAAACAGAG GCAACACCAGAGGCAGCTGTTGAAGTCAGATCACAGAAGTAGCTCGAGCCGAGCTCACCCTGTCCCCTTTAATCTGGACCAGCAGACACATGAATCATCTGAGAGGATTTCTGCACAGCCTCCCTCGCTTATCTACAGGGCAG AACCGGTCGTCCAGGTAAACTCATGGGTGGGTACGGACCCTTCAGAAGCTCCAATCTTCTACCATGGCGTTTCCCCATCACGTGGCGATGACTCCACTTCCTTGCGATTGGAGGATGTGCAGACCGATGAGGAGAAGCTCCACGGCAGCCAGCTCTCTTCCGAGTCCTTCTTCCTGCCCGTGACGTCCACTGCACACCCACCCATGTGCTCCGTCGACGATGGCCGAGAGACGGAACCTTTCACCATCCTCTCCAAAGCGCCGTCGCAGTCCCATGTCCCAGCCCAACCTGCAAGGGACGTCAAGGCAACGAGAGTCGGACAAAAGACGCCCACGTATAGCCTGGTTGTATCTTCACCCATGGTGCCACATGAAAACTGCAGCCTGTCTGTAACGCCCGGAGAGAAGCATTCAGAACTGGAAGGGAACGTGGTGTGTTCACAGGCCAATAACAGGAACTGTGTGAAGGTGAACGGAGAACAGTGTCGTTTGGCAGAGTCCGCCCCGGCGGAGAATGGCGAAGGAAAGTCGTGCTCACTAGATGCGGCCGCGGTGCGGATACAGGCATGGTGGCGTGGCCACTGGACACGGCTCTGCCATCCGCAGGCCAAAGAGGTGCGGTCAGAAATCCGCTTACGCCGCATGCAGGAACACATCCTGTACTTGACAGCGGAGCTCGAGAG AGTTCACCAGCAACAGGAAGAAGAGAGGTTACAGAGGTTAGTTCAGGAGGAAGCCGTGAAGTGTCTTTGGAAGCAG CTTCAGTCAGTGGTCACATGGCAGAACGCAGTAATGGAACAGCTGAAGTGTGGCTCTGCCCTGTCCGGCTCCAGGCCCTGTGCACCATTTTCCCAGTCTGAGAACCAGGCCCCAACACAGCCTGAATTACACTCTTATGTTGACCACCAGGGGGCCCCACAGGACAGCATCAATAGCAAAGTGACTGTTAACTCTCCAGACCTTGTGTCACCAGttgaggcagcagcagcagcacggtcAAACTCTGTGGAAAGCAGTCAAGGAAATATTGAAGAGCAACATTTTAGTCTTGAGCAGAAAGAACAAGAGtaa
- the rpl24 gene encoding 60S ribosomal protein L24, whose translation MKVELCSFSGYKIYPGHGRRYARIDGKVFQFLNAKCESAFLAKRNPRQINWTVLYRRKHKKGQSEDVAKKRTRRAVKFQRAITGASLAEILAKRNQKPEVRKAQREQAIRAAKEAKKAKQATKKPSTASAKAPTKAAPKQKIAKPMKINAPRVGGKR comes from the exons ATGAA GGTCGAGCTCTGCAGCTTCAGTGGTTACAAGATCTACCCCGGTCATGGCCGACGGTATGCCAGGATTGACGGGAAG gttTTCCAGTTCCTGAATGCAAAGTGTGAATCTGCTTTCCTGGCCAAGAGGAACCCCAGGCAGATAAACTGGACTGTTCTGTACAGGCGTAAGCACAAGAAAGGCCAGTCT GAAGATGTGGCGAAGAAGCGCACCCGTCGGGCAGTGAAGTTCCAGAGGGCCATCACCGGTGCCTCCCTGGCTGAAATCCTGGCCAAGAGGAATCAGAAGCCTGAAGTTCGCAAGGCCCAGAGGGAACAGGCAATTAG AGCTGCCAAGGAGGCCAAGAAGGCCAAGCAGGCAACAAAGAAGCCTTCAACTGCAAGTGCAAAG GCCCCCACCAAGGCTGCACCCAAGCAGAAGATCGCCAAGCCAATGAAAATCAATGCTCCTCGCGTTGGAGGAAAGCGCTAA
- the lig4 gene encoding DNA ligase 4, whose product MEENSSPVDSVAGHVPFIHLCSTLEKIQRARTRPDKVKFLQDFMDSWRNFHAALHKAKDVTGDSFYPAMRLIVPSFERERMAYGIKENMLAKLYIDVLGLPQNGPEAKKLLNYRAPTTSQEESGDFAGMAYFVLKKRCDSEGELTIKQVNDFLDSVAIHNAKKQKDQVKKNLLHLITQSSALEQKWLIRMILKDMKLGVSKETVLQAFHRDGPELYNVTTDLNKVCKQLHDPTVSLSEVSIGLFSAFKPMLAAVTNIKQVEKQIAGKMLFIETKLDGERIQLHKDGDVYKYYTRNSFEYSQQFGTSPLEGSLTPFIHNVFKPHVVQCILDGEMMAYNPTTETMTQKGSKFDIKRLMEDSELQACFCVFDILLLNDQKFANEPLKKRQEILPTVVTPVKGRIQLVSRVEARTTQEVVNALNEAIDNREEGIMVKDPLSIYKPDKRGEGWLKIKPEYVDGLMDELDLLIVGGYWGKGRRGGMMSHFLCAVAETPPAGEKPSVFHTLCRIGSGYTMKELYDLGLKLAKHWKVYRKNDPPAAILCATEKPEVYIEPSKSVIIQVKAAEIVSSDMYKTNCTLRFPRIEKIREDKEWHQCMTLDELSQYRCKASGKLASRHFHIQEGQPDAKRRKKIVPKPKKQVGIIDHFRSQDLSAISKETDMFEDVEFCVINGTEEHSKAELERGVARCGGIIVQNPGKDTYCIIAGVENMRVKNLISSDQHDVVWASWLLECLDQKQVVPWQPRHMIHMSPSTREHFAQEYDAYGDSYFVDTDTQQLREVFSRISTSNLQELSVGDVQEKYGWEDLPTSMFRPFTAYIDRCTDIKDPKSVILGSCLDTCALEFRFHGGTVEQKLLEGVSHVIVAEETRILEFRVLRRLFKKKFKIVEQTWVTDSIKAGHLQNDNDYLK is encoded by the coding sequence ATGGAAGAGAACTCAAGTCCAGTGGATTCTGTGGCGGGCCATGTCCCATTCATTCACCTGTGTTCTACTCTTGAAAAGATCCAGAGAGCAAGAACACGACCAGACAAAGTAAAATTTTTGCAGGACTTCATGGATTCATGGAGAAACTTCCACGCTGCCCTTCATAAAGCAAAAGATGTGACTGGTGACTCATTCTACCCTGCTATGCGGCTCATTGTCCCTTCTTTTGAACGGGAGAGGATGGCTTACGGAATCAAGGAGAATATGTTGGCAAAGCTCTACATCGATGTTTTGGGTCTTCCACAGAATGGGCCAGAGGCAAAAAAACTTCTCAACTACCGTGCTCCGACAACTtcccaggaagagagtggggaTTTTGCGGGCATGGCATACTTTGTCTTAAAGAAACGCTGTGATAGCGAGGGGGAACTAACAATAAAGCAAGTGAATGACTTTCTGGATTCTGTCGCAATACACAATGCCAAAAAGCAGAAAGACCAGGTGAAGAAGAACCTCCTCCATCTGATCACCCAGAGTTCTGCCTTGGAGCAGAAGTGGCTGATCCGTATGATCTTGAAAGACATGAAGCTTGGGGTCAGCAAGGAAACGGTGCTTCAGGCCTTCCATAGAGATGGCCCCGAGCTCTACAATGTAACCACTGACTTGAACAAGGTGTGTAAGCAGCTCCATGACCCAACGGTGTCCTTGAGTGAGGTCTCTATTGGACTCTTCTCTGCCTTTAAGCCAATGCTGGCAGCTGTTACCAACATCAAGCAGGTGGAAAAACAGATTGCAGGCAAAATGCTTTTCATTGAGACAAAGCTTGATGGAGAACGCATCCAGCTGCACAAAGATGGAGACGTTTATAAATATTACACACGGAACTCCTTTGAGTACTCTCAACAGTTTGGTACTTCACCACTTGAGGGCTCCCTCACACCTTTCATTCACAATGTTTTTAAGCCTCATGTAGTGCAGTGTATCCTGGATGGTGAGATGATGGCCTATAACCCAACAACTGAGACAATGACGCAAAAAGGTAGCAAATTTGACATCAAGAGGTTAATGGAGGACTCCGAGTTACAAGCTTGCTTCTGTGTCTTTGACATCCTACTCCTCAATGACCAGAAATTTGCAAATGAGCCATTGAAAAAGCGTCAAGAGATTCTTCCGACCGTTGTTACACCGGTGAAAGGTCGGATCCAGCTAGTCTCCAGAGTCGAGGCCAGAACCACACAGGAGGTAGTTAATGCACTCAACGAAGCCATTGACAATCGTGAAGAAGGCATCATGGTCAAAGACCCTTTGTCGATCTACAAACCAGACAAGCGGGGGGAGGGATGGCTGAAAATCAAGCCGGAGTATGTAGATGGCCTGATGGATGAGCTGGACTTGTTAATAGTCGGTGGTTACTGGGGTAAAGGCAGACGAGGAGGAATGATGTCCCATTTCCTGTGTGCTGTAGCAGAAACACCCCCTGCAGGTGAGAAGCCATCAGTCTTCCATACTCTGTGCCGGATTGGCTCTGGCTACACTATGAAGGAGCTGTATGACCTTGGTCTGAAGTTGGCAAAACATTGGAAGGTGTACCGAAAAAATGATCCACCAGCAGCCATCTTGTGTGCCACTGAGAAACCTGAGGTGTACATTGAACCGAGCAAGTCTGTTATCATTCAAGTCAAAGCAGCAGAGATTGTGAGCAGCGATATGTACAAGACTAACTGTACACTTCGCTTCCCTCGTATTGAGAAGATCCGGGAAGATAAGGAGTGGCACCAATGCATGACTTTGGATGAGCTGAGTCAATATCGATGTAAAGCTTCAGGAAAACTGGCCTCCAGGCACTTTCATATTCAGGAAGGACAACCTGATGCAAAAAGACGAAAGAAGATTGTTCCCAAGCCCAAGAAGCAGGTAGGCATTATTGACCATTTTAGATCTCAGGACTTGTCAGCCATTTCGAAAGAAACTGACATGTTTGAAGATGTAGAGTTCTGTGTGATTAATGGAACTGAGGAACACTCCAAGGCCGAGCTGGAGAGGGGTGTGGCGCGCTGTGGTGGAATCATTGTGCAAAATCCAGGGAAGGACACATACTGCATTATTGCAGGGGTGGAGAACATGCGGGTAAAGAACCTCATCTCTTCTGACCAGCATGATGTTGTCTGGGCCAGTTGGCTTCTAGAATGTCTGGACCAGAAACAGGTGGTGCCATGGCAACCAAGGCACATGATTCACATGTCCCCATCCACGCGGGAGCACTTTGCTCAGGAGTATGACGCTTATGGTGACAGCTACTTTGtggacacagatacacagcaaCTAAGGGAGGTGTTTAGCAGGATCTCCACCTCAAACCTACAAGAACTTAGTGTAGGTGATGTGCAAGAGAAGTATGGCTGGGAAGATTTACCAACCAGTATGTTTAGGCCTTTTACAGCCTACATTGATCGCTGCACTGACATTAAAGATCCTAAGAGTGTTATCCTTGGATCTTGCTTGGATACATGTGCTCTTGAGTTCCGATTCCATGGGGGCACTGTGGAGCAGAAGCTTCTAGAAGGTGTGTCTCATGTCATTGTTGCCGAAGAGACAAGAATACTGGAATTTAGAGTGCTTCGAAGACTGTTTAAAAAGAAGTTTAAGATTGTTGAACAGACATGGGTGACGGACTCCATCAAAGCGGGACACCTGCAGAATGACAATGACTACCTGAAATGA